One window of the Phoenix dactylifera cultivar Barhee BC4 unplaced genomic scaffold, palm_55x_up_171113_PBpolish2nd_filt_p 001652F, whole genome shotgun sequence genome contains the following:
- the LOC120108939 gene encoding flavonol sulfotransferase-like yields the protein MATFPSLSHDGSLPPKAQEDKREADPTLAQGISEYSDLISTLPLDKGWEPYLLRKYQGFWIAEYILPGIIALQQHFKACHSDLFLMSYPKSGTTWLKALAFATINRNRYQFADHPLLSHNPHDCIPLIDIDFASKIKDTPSPRILQSHAPYSLLPDSIKASDCRIIYVFRDAKDVFVSDWFFFNRLRRSNGLEPIPFGKAFKLFCEGVCSYGPIWDHVLEYWEESLRRPEKVLFLNYEEMLADPAGNVKRLAKFMGCPFSTDEEKEGVVEEIVRLCSFEKLKNLEVNKRSKFVLPNVKFDNESYFRKGEVGDWRNHMSLEMALRLDGIIQEKLRGTSLTFGGVGDSDSSHHQQLSS from the coding sequence ATGGCCACATTTCCGTCTCTCTCCCACGACGGCTCCCTTCCGCCAAAGGCGCAAGAAGATAAGAGGGAGGCAGATCCAACTCTTGCACAAGGAATTTCGGAGTACAGTGACCTCATCTCAACCCTTCCCTTAGACAAAGGATGGGAACCTTATCTCCTCCGAAAATACCAAGGTTTTTGGATCGCCGAATACATACTCCCAGGCATCATCGCCCTCCAACAACACTTCAAGGCTTGCCACAGCGACCTCTTCCTCATGAGCTACCCAAAGTCCGGCACTACCTGGTTAAAAGCACTAGCTTTTGCCACCATAAACCGAAATCGGTACCAGTTTGCCGACCATCCTCTCCTCAGCCACAACCCTCATGACTGCATCCCCTTGATTGATATCGACTTTGCCTCCAAAATTAAAGACACGCCTTCCCCTAGGATCCTCCAGTCCCACGCTCCTTACTCACTGTTACCAGACTCTATCAAGGCTTCTGACTGTCGAATAATATATGTTTTCCGGGATGCAAAGGATGTGTTTGTTTCGGACTGGTTCTTCTTTAATAGGTTGAGGAGATCCAACGGGCTGGAGCCAATACCATTCGGTAAGGCTTTTAAGTTGTTTTGTGAGGGTGTTTGCTCGTATGGGCCAATATGGGATCACGTTCTTGAGTACTGGGAAGAGAGCTTGCGGAGGCCTGAGAAGGTGCTGTTCTTAAACTATGAGGAGATGCTGGCGGACCCGGCAGGGAACGTGAAGAGGTTGGCGAAGTTCATGGGATGCCCCTTCTCCACTGACGAAGAGAAGGAAGGTGTGGTCGAGGAGATTGTAAGGTTATGTAGCTTTGAGAAACTGAAGAACCTGGAGGTAAATAAGAGGAGTAAATTCGTACTGCCGAACGTCAAATTTGATAATGAATCCTATTTTAGGAAAGGAGAGGTGGGAGACTGGAGGAATCATATGAGTCTTGAGATGGCTCTTAGGTTGGACGGGATCATTCAAGAAAAGTTGAGAGGAACCAGTCTGACCTTTGGCGGTGTTGGGGACTCTGACAGCAGCCACCACCAGCAGCTGAGTTCGTAG